ACCGATGAGCGGGGCGTGGTCACCTTTGTGAACGAAGCGGCCGAAGCGCTCACCGGGTGGGCGGAAGGCGCGGCCATCGGGCGGCGTTTGGGTGAAGTTTGCGTGTTGCGCCAGGAACGCACGCGAGCCGACGTGCCGGTGCCCTTTGATGCAGCCATGCGCAGTGCGACGGTGGTGGAGCTGCCGCGCTCGACCCAACTCGTCAACCGGGCCGGCGTGCCGCACCTGGTCGAGGGGCGCTGTGCGCCGATCCACGATGCGCGCAGTCGGCCGGTGGGCGTGGTGCTGGTGTTGCGTGACGTGACCGAGCGGGCGCGGCACGAGGCGGAGATGCAGCGCACGACCAAACTCGAATCGCTCGGCGTGCTGGCTGGTGGCATCGCGCACGACTTCAACAACCTGCTCACGGTGGTGCTCGGCAACCTGCATCTCGCGCGGCGGCGCTGCGAGGAGCTGCCCGATGCCTCCCGCTGGTTGAAGGACGCCGACCTGGCGGCGGAGAAGGCGCAGGGACTCACCCAGCAGCTGCTCACCTTCTCCAAGGGCGGCAACCCGCTGCGCTCGGCCGTGCGCCTCACCGAGGTGGTGCGCGAGGCGATCACCTTTGCCCTGCATGGTTCCAAGGTGCGCAGTGAAACGGACTTTCCCGAGCGCTTGTGGTCGGCGGACGTGGACCGCGCGCAGATTGGCCAGGTGGTGCAGAATCTGGTGCTCAACGCGGTGCAGGCCATGCCCGAGGGCGGTGTAGTTAAAACTTCACTACGCAACCATCGTGACGCGGGGGACCCGGTGCGATCGATCGCGGCTGGCGACTACCTGCAGTTGGAGATAACGGACAATGGATCGGGCATTCCGCCGGAGCATCTCGGCCGCATCTTCGATCCGTATTTCACCACTAAAAAAACGGGTAGCGGACTCGGTCTGGCCTCGGTGTATTCGATCATCAAACGCCACGCGGGCCACATCGACGTCTCCTCGGAGCTGGGTGAAGGCACGCGTTTCCGCATCCTGTTGCCGGCCTTGCCGGCCTCGCGCAGCAGCGTCGCCCGCGAGACGCAGGCAGAGCCCACCAAGCTCCAGGGCCGGGTGCTGTTTATGGATGACGAAGAAAACATCCGGCGCATGGCGGAAACCCTCATCGGTATGTTGGGTCTGCGCGTGACCACCGTCGAACGGGGCGAGGATGTGGTGCAGCAGTATTTTGAAGCCAAGGAAGCGGGCGATCCCTACGACGTGGTGATGATGGACCTGACCGTGCCGGGGGCGATGGGCGGTAAGGAGGCGATGGATGAACTGCTCAAACTCGATGCCAAGGTGAAGGCCATCGTTTCGAGCGGTTACTCCACCGATCCGGTGCTCTCCAATTTTGCTGATTACGGTTTCACCGCCCGCGTGACCAAACCCTATCGCGCCGCCGACCTCGCGCGGGTGCTGCGCGAAGTGTTGGAAGGCGAAGCGATGGTGGAGTGACCGGAGGGCCGTCCGGCCGGGAGGAAGTGCCGAGGCTGGAAGCCTCGGCCACAACCTGGTCGCCACTTATTTGATACGGACTTCGCGGCCGGTGGCGGCGGACTGGTAGATGCCGTCGAGGATCTTTTGCACGGCCAGGGATTGGGCGGGCGTGACGTAGGGCTCGGCCTTGCCGAGGAGCACGTCGATGAAGTGGACCATGCGGTTCTCGTGCACCAGCGGGGTGGAGGCGGCGACCTCCTCGGTGATGTAACCCTGTTTGCCGGGGCGGATGAGGCGCAGCGGGTTGAGCATGATGCCGGCGTCGGTGCCGAAGACTTGCGAGGTGAAGAAGTCGTGCTGCGGCAGGTGGGCCGCCCAGGAGGCCTCGAGCAGCACGGTGCGGCCGCTCTTGAGTTTGATGAGTGCGACGGAAAGGTCGTCGACGTCGAAGGTGGCCTTCTTGTCGATCTCGCCCTTGCCCCATTTGCCTTCACCGCGACCGAGCGGGCCGAGTTTGGAGAAGGTCTGACCGGAGACCGCGGCGGCGTCGAATTCGCCCATGAGGAACAACGCACGGTCGAGGGCGTGCACGCCGATGTCGTAGGTGCAGCCGCCGCCGGCGAATTGTTTTTGGGTGAACCAGGAACCGATGCGGGGGATGCCGCTGCGGCGGGTCCAGGCGGTCTTGGCGTGGTAAACGTCGCCGAGTTTGCCGTCGGTGATGAGCTTGCGTGCGGTCTGCACCTCGGGGGAGAAGCGCATGTTCTGGCCGACCATGAGGCGGACGCGACGCTTCTTGGC
This portion of the Actomonas aquatica genome encodes:
- a CDS encoding Gfo/Idh/MocA family protein, giving the protein MPKKKSSFNVAVIGAGAIGLDHIRSFQQHPAATVAALAEVSPERGQEAVDTYNIPTLVTDYRELLKRDDIDVVSVALPNYLHASVGLEALKAGKHLMIDKPMATNAKDAAKLIAEAKKRRVRLMVGQNMRFSPEVQTARKLITDGKLGDVYHAKTAWTRRSGIPRIGSWFTQKQFAGGGCTYDIGVHALDRALFLMGEFDAAAVSGQTFSKLGPLGRGEGKWGKGEIDKKATFDVDDLSVALIKLKSGRTVLLEASWAAHLPQHDFFTSQVFGTDAGIMLNPLRLIRPGKQGYITEEVAASTPLVHENRMVHFIDVLLGKAEPYVTPAQSLAVQKILDGIYQSAATGREVRIK